A section of the Coleofasciculus sp. FACHB-T130 genome encodes:
- a CDS encoding GTPase: protein MTEQRDADSSSMDSQQPSEPTDAVTTESVNDSPKNRIAGVWNDATARLRQLLPVEQVAQKTVGWFSVSEDRVAEILETVRAELPTTEALLIGKPQAGKSSIVRGLTGVSAEIVGQGFRPHTQHTERYAYPSSDVPLLIFTDTVGLGDVNQDTQAIVKELVGDLEQESRSARILILTVKINDFATDTLRQITTQLRQQYPDIPCLLAVTCLHEVYPPGTNDHPAYPPDYEEVNRAFGAIQQAFAGVCDRSVMIDFTLEEDGYTPVFYGLEALRDTLADLLPEAEARAIYQLLDKGASEQIGNLYRDVGRRYMLAFSIMAAAIEAVPLPFATMPVLTALQVSMVGLLGKLYGQTLSPSQAGGVVSAIASGFLARAIGRELIKFLPGFGSAIAASWAAAYTWSLGEGACVYFGDLMGGKKPDPQKIQSVMQEAFKTAQERFKGIKR, encoded by the coding sequence ATGACTGAGCAACGTGATGCTGATTCGTCGTCAATGGATTCTCAGCAACCTAGCGAACCAACGGATGCTGTGACGACTGAGTCGGTCAATGATTCTCCCAAAAACCGCATTGCGGGTGTTTGGAACGACGCAACCGCACGTTTGAGGCAACTGCTACCTGTAGAACAAGTGGCACAAAAGACTGTTGGGTGGTTTAGTGTCAGCGAAGACCGGGTTGCAGAGATTTTGGAGACGGTTCGAGCTGAACTCCCCACGACAGAAGCCCTTTTGATTGGGAAACCTCAAGCGGGGAAAAGTTCGATTGTGCGGGGGCTGACAGGCGTTTCTGCTGAGATTGTCGGTCAGGGATTTCGCCCTCACACGCAACACACGGAACGGTATGCTTATCCTTCGAGCGATGTGCCGTTACTCATTTTTACAGATACGGTCGGGCTAGGAGATGTAAATCAGGACACTCAGGCGATCGTTAAAGAATTGGTTGGCGATTTGGAACAGGAGAGTCGTTCTGCCCGAATTCTTATTCTGACAGTCAAAATCAATGATTTTGCAACCGACACACTGCGACAGATTACGACTCAGCTGCGTCAGCAGTATCCAGATATTCCTTGTCTGCTAGCTGTCACCTGCTTGCATGAGGTTTATCCTCCCGGTACTAACGATCATCCCGCTTATCCACCCGATTATGAGGAGGTTAACCGAGCTTTCGGTGCCATTCAACAAGCGTTTGCCGGAGTGTGCGATCGCTCCGTTATGATTGACTTCACCCTGGAAGAAGATGGTTACACGCCGGTATTTTATGGCTTAGAGGCGCTGCGAGATACCTTGGCAGACCTCCTACCAGAAGCGGAAGCGCGGGCGATTTATCAATTATTAGATAAGGGCGCTAGCGAACAAATTGGCAACCTCTACCGAGATGTTGGACGCCGTTATATGTTGGCATTTTCCATCATGGCAGCCGCGATTGAGGCGGTACCGTTGCCATTTGCCACCATGCCTGTCCTAACTGCCTTGCAAGTCTCAATGGTCGGTTTGTTAGGAAAATTGTACGGGCAAACCCTGAGTCCATCGCAGGCGGGGGGGGTCGTTAGCGCGATCGCCAGTGGCTTTTTAGCACGGGCAATCGGACGGGAGTTAATTAAATTCTTACCGGGTTTTGGGAGCGCGATCGCTGCTTCCTGGGCAGCTGCCTACACCTGGTCATTAGGCGAAGGTGCCTGCGTCTATTTCGGTGACTTAATGGGGGGTAAAAAACCCGATCCTCAGAAAATTCAGTCTGTGATGCAAGAAGCGTTTAAAACAGCGCAAGAACGATTTAAAGGAATCAAGCGTTGA
- a CDS encoding pirin family protein produces MTTQIRTMRTVAGIINSVETLEGEGMLVRRPFPKSTFSHFDPFLLLDELGPVDIEPGQAKGAPDHPHRGFETVSYVLEGRLEHKDSQGHAGQLGAGDVQWMTAGAGVVHSEMPEREFARTGGRLHGLQLWVNLPRRDKMMKPRYQEISAEQIPTAQTDDGLVTVKAIAGEALGAKAAIATQTPIMYLHFTLQPGGTVVQPVPKEYNAFTYVLDGEGLFGADKERAGDGQMVLFAQDGEEVAISNPSDARSPLDVLLIAGVPLNEPVVRYGPFVMNTQAEIVQAIEDYRNGRMGSIDF; encoded by the coding sequence ATGACGACTCAAATACGAACGATGCGAACGGTTGCAGGCATCATTAACAGTGTCGAAACGCTGGAAGGTGAAGGGATGCTTGTGCGCCGCCCATTCCCCAAAAGCACCTTTTCCCACTTCGACCCCTTCCTCCTCCTTGATGAATTAGGGCCGGTTGATATTGAGCCGGGTCAAGCAAAAGGAGCGCCGGATCATCCCCATCGGGGCTTTGAGACGGTTTCCTATGTCCTTGAGGGGCGCTTGGAACACAAAGATTCACAGGGTCATGCAGGACAGTTGGGTGCTGGTGATGTGCAGTGGATGACAGCAGGAGCCGGTGTTGTCCATTCAGAAATGCCAGAGCGGGAATTTGCTCGGACTGGCGGACGGCTTCACGGACTGCAACTTTGGGTAAATCTGCCTCGGCGGGACAAGATGATGAAACCTCGTTATCAGGAAATCTCGGCGGAGCAAATTCCCACTGCTCAGACTGATGATGGCTTGGTAACGGTAAAAGCGATCGCTGGAGAAGCGCTGGGAGCGAAAGCAGCCATCGCAACGCAGACTCCGATAATGTACCTGCACTTCACGCTCCAACCGGGCGGAACAGTGGTTCAGCCTGTGCCAAAAGAATACAATGCCTTTACATACGTGCTAGATGGAGAAGGTTTGTTTGGTGCAGACAAGGAACGCGCAGGAGATGGGCAGATGGTGTTGTTTGCACAAGATGGTGAGGAAGTAGCAATTTCAAATCCATCGGATGCGCGATCGCCATTGGACGTGTTGCTCATTGCAGGTGTACCGCTAAACGAGCCAGTTGTCCGCTACGGGCCATTCGTAATGAATACCCAAGCAGAAATTGTTCAAGCAATTGAAGATTATCGTAACGGGAGGATGGGTTCCATTGACTTCTAA
- a CDS encoding PadR family transcriptional regulator, translating to MSLAHAILGLLQQEERTGYDLKTSCFDRCIAHLWPADQAQIYRTLDKLVGQGWITCTLEIQSDRPNRKVYSVTEAGQAELIRWLQCPQPLPTVRDPLLVQLHFAAQLPDEAILQLLEEQLAARRQKLSECENIDLPTLSDRSASREQILQRLGLELAIRREQTYIDWLKTAIEAIGNA from the coding sequence ATGTCTCTAGCACACGCAATTCTGGGTTTACTTCAGCAAGAAGAGAGGACGGGTTACGACTTGAAAACCAGCTGCTTCGATCGATGTATTGCTCACTTGTGGCCCGCAGACCAAGCACAAATCTACAGAACCCTCGATAAACTGGTTGGGCAAGGGTGGATTACCTGTACTTTAGAGATTCAGAGCGATCGCCCAAATCGCAAAGTTTACAGCGTGACGGAGGCAGGGCAAGCCGAATTAATCCGATGGCTGCAATGTCCTCAGCCCTTGCCAACCGTGCGAGATCCCTTACTCGTGCAGTTGCATTTTGCGGCGCAGTTACCCGATGAAGCTATCCTTCAACTTTTAGAGGAGCAACTAGCCGCACGCCGCCAAAAGCTCTCTGAGTGTGAAAATATTGACTTGCCAACCCTGAGCGATCGCTCTGCGAGCCGCGAGCAGATTCTGCAACGGCTCGGACTAGAATTAGCGATTCGCAGAGAACAAACTTACATTGATTGGCTCAAGACTGCTATAGAAGCGATCGGGAACGCATAA
- a CDS encoding XisI protein gives MDTTTQERDIVKQVIQRYAQFKPSHGDIRLDTVFDDTQNRYALMQVGWDRGRRVRGNLIYVTLREGKVWVEYDGMEQGITKDLIAAGIPRERIVLAFLSEEQTAATA, from the coding sequence ATGGATACCACCACTCAAGAACGGGACATTGTAAAGCAAGTAATTCAACGATACGCCCAGTTCAAGCCTTCTCACGGTGATATTCGTCTCGACACGGTATTTGACGACACGCAAAACCGCTATGCACTGATGCAAGTGGGTTGGGATAGAGGACGAAGAGTTAGGGGAAATTTGATTTATGTGACTCTGCGTGAGGGTAAGGTTTGGGTGGAGTATGACGGGATGGAACAGGGAATCACCAAAGACTTAATCGCCGCAGGCATTCCAAGAGAGCGAATTGTTCTAGCATTTCTCTCTGAAGAGCAAACCGCTGCAACTGCTTAA
- a CDS encoding fasciclin domain-containing protein, with amino-acid sequence MANIVDTAVQAGSFNTLVAAVKAAGLVDTLQGAGPFTVFAPTDEAFAKLPAGTVDSLLQDIPKLKQILTYHVVSGKVMASDVVKLKSATTVQGSDVKIDASNGGVKVNDATVATADVAADNGVIHVIDTVLLPA; translated from the coding sequence TTGGCTAATATCGTTGATACCGCCGTTCAGGCTGGTTCATTTAACACCCTAGTTGCTGCCGTCAAAGCTGCTGGTTTGGTTGATACACTGCAAGGCGCTGGTCCCTTCACTGTGTTTGCGCCTACTGATGAAGCTTTCGCTAAACTTCCCGCAGGTACAGTAGATTCTTTGCTTCAAGATATTCCGAAGCTTAAGCAAATCCTGACCTATCATGTTGTTTCCGGCAAAGTGATGGCATCTGACGTAGTTAAGCTGAAGTCAGCTACTACCGTTCAGGGTTCAGATGTGAAAATTGATGCTTCCAATGGTGGCGTCAAAGTGAATGATGCAACAGTTGCAACAGCGGATGTTGCTGCTGATAATGGTGTCATCCACGTCATTGACACAGTATTGCTTCCTGCGTAA
- a CDS encoding metallophosphoesterase, whose amino-acid sequence MQFVSDPPISVKIRKMNERVRWLAPSLVDRGIDQTRMVLDDGASDTPEFSFLVVGDSGSGSYRGYNPQRQIAELMLAHREQSRFVLHTGDVIYLVGSSEYYLKNFISPYREFLVGGDRPERIAYDQMVFNMPFLPVPGNHDYYDLPFIYGLIAQASLPLRRLLRSQLDLDIGWHGSGQGNAYARAFLDYLKAFNSESELARHLDRHYTAKTDTGRCLSYQPGRFTRLPNRYYTFRSGGIDFFALDSNTFNAPIPLPTTQEGDDYRSELENRRSDLERQKLQIMEASALLSSGRPEEAEQLDDNQAKLEQIDELLIDINKQLAADETTVTDFEQLDWLRQRLIESWNTAEVRGRVIYFHHPPYVTEATKWHQAQTLAVRQRLRRVLDAVKQAVGNEAEGRPLVDLILNGHAHCLEYLQTGDTGYGDSNINWIVCGGSGHSLRRQRSEGAELTENFGGIKGGDTRLVAKSLLFVGRHGQGLQKRRPYSFLRIDVFDGRPPKFKVRPFIAERSRREWSNSEIEAFSI is encoded by the coding sequence ATGCAATTTGTATCCGATCCACCGATCTCGGTCAAAATCCGTAAGATGAACGAAAGAGTGCGATGGCTTGCACCGAGTCTTGTGGACAGAGGAATCGATCAAACCCGGATGGTTTTAGACGATGGCGCTTCTGACACTCCGGAGTTCTCATTTTTAGTCGTGGGAGATAGCGGCTCCGGCTCCTATCGAGGATACAACCCCCAACGACAAATCGCAGAACTCATGCTTGCCCACCGCGAACAGAGCCGTTTCGTGTTGCACACCGGCGACGTGATCTATCTGGTTGGCTCCAGCGAATACTACCTAAAAAACTTTATTTCTCCCTACCGAGAGTTTTTGGTAGGAGGCGATCGCCCGGAACGCATTGCCTACGATCAAATGGTCTTCAATATGCCGTTCTTGCCGGTGCCAGGGAACCACGATTACTATGACCTACCCTTTATCTATGGTTTAATCGCCCAGGCTTCGCTGCCCTTACGCCGCCTGCTGCGCTCTCAGTTAGACTTGGACATTGGCTGGCACGGTTCGGGTCAAGGGAATGCCTATGCACGAGCGTTTCTTGACTACCTCAAAGCGTTCAATAGCGAGAGCGAATTGGCTCGTCATCTAGATCGTCATTACACTGCCAAGACGGATACAGGTCGCTGTCTTTCTTATCAACCGGGACGCTTCACCCGCTTACCTAACCGCTATTACACGTTTCGCAGCGGTGGAATTGATTTCTTTGCACTCGATTCAAATACTTTCAATGCGCCAATCCCCCTGCCAACGACTCAAGAGGGGGACGACTACCGTAGCGAATTAGAAAATCGTCGGTCTGACTTGGAACGGCAGAAACTTCAAATCATGGAAGCCTCAGCTCTACTGAGTTCCGGGCGACCCGAAGAGGCTGAACAGCTGGATGACAATCAAGCCAAACTAGAGCAAATCGACGAACTTTTGATTGACATCAACAAGCAACTGGCAGCCGACGAAACGACAGTCACTGATTTCGAGCAGCTGGACTGGTTGAGGCAAAGGCTGATTGAATCTTGGAATACCGCCGAGGTGCGCGGGCGGGTCATTTATTTCCACCATCCCCCCTATGTTACAGAGGCGACGAAGTGGCACCAGGCGCAAACTTTAGCAGTTCGTCAGCGTCTCCGCCGGGTGTTAGATGCGGTGAAGCAAGCAGTCGGAAACGAGGCGGAGGGGCGTCCGCTGGTCGATCTGATTCTGAACGGTCACGCTCACTGTCTGGAATATCTCCAAACTGGCGATACCGGATACGGTGACTCCAATATCAATTGGATCGTTTGTGGTGGCAGCGGTCACAGTCTCCGCCGTCAGCGGTCTGAGGGAGCAGAATTGACGGAGAATTTTGGGGGAATCAAGGGCGGTGACACCCGCTTGGTGGCAAAATCGCTGCTTTTTGTCGGTCGTCATGGTCAGGGGTTGCAGAAGCGACGACCTTACTCATTTTTGCGAATTGATGTCTTTGACGGTCGCCCTCCGAAGTTCAAAGTCCGACCGTTTATCGCTGAGCGATCGCGGCGAGAGTGGAGTAATAGCGAGATTGAAGCGTTTTCAATCTAA
- a CDS encoding dihydrofolate reductase family protein, with product MRKVILFIASSLDGYIARQSGDIDWLFTDQDYGYSEFFASVDTLLMGRKTYEQVLTFGEYPYKGVKSYVFTKNPLFPADSNAEVIREDITEFVEQLRQVDGKNIWLVGGSQLTHALMSQNLVDELILSIHPTILGEGIPLFDNGTISQSLNLTKCQTYDSGLVQLSYDVVH from the coding sequence ATGCGTAAAGTTATCCTGTTCATTGCATCCAGTTTAGACGGTTATATTGCGCGACAGTCTGGCGACATTGACTGGTTATTTACAGACCAAGATTACGGCTATTCAGAATTCTTCGCCAGTGTTGATACTCTTCTGATGGGTAGGAAGACTTACGAGCAAGTGCTGACTTTCGGTGAGTATCCTTACAAAGGTGTAAAAAGCTATGTGTTTACAAAAAATCCTCTCTTTCCAGCAGATAGCAATGCTGAAGTTATCAGGGAAGACATCACGGAATTTGTAGAGCAATTGCGTCAGGTAGATGGAAAGAATATCTGGTTAGTTGGCGGATCTCAACTGACTCATGCCTTGATGAGTCAGAACCTAGTAGATGAGCTAATTCTTTCAATACATCCAACGATATTGGGTGAAGGAATTCCATTATTTGATAATGGAACAATTTCTCAATCTTTGAATCTTACTAAATGTCAAACTTATGATTCTGGTCTTGTGCAACTGTCTTATGATGTAGTGCATTAA
- a CDS encoding VTT domain-containing protein — protein MKYNWIKILRWFAIGVLITLAIWLLNKYGIEQVREQVDRFGIWAPAIVFGLRFTSIIVPVLPGTAYAILAGGLFGFAQGLLVVALADLASCTFNFYIARRYGRGLVERFVGQQFMEKVDRLAQQHLEGNFFLMTGLLMTGLFDFVAYAAGMTTMRWQSYFLALIVSILIAKPLWVAAGAGIFEGSRLLLGFAILGAFGIGIVTAVVQRQSKQ, from the coding sequence ATGAAATACAACTGGATAAAAATTCTGCGCTGGTTTGCGATTGGAGTTCTCATTACTTTAGCAATCTGGCTGCTCAACAAATATGGGATTGAGCAAGTTCGAGAACAGGTGGATCGGTTTGGCATCTGGGCACCCGCGATCGTGTTTGGGCTGCGCTTTACCAGTATCATCGTGCCAGTGCTTCCAGGTACTGCTTACGCGATTTTAGCAGGAGGTCTGTTTGGGTTCGCTCAAGGATTGCTAGTCGTTGCGTTGGCAGATTTAGCCTCCTGTACGTTCAATTTCTATATTGCTCGTCGTTACGGACGAGGTTTAGTAGAGCGATTTGTCGGTCAGCAATTTATGGAAAAAGTCGATCGCCTCGCTCAACAACATTTAGAAGGCAACTTTTTCCTGATGACGGGTCTTTTGATGACCGGACTGTTTGATTTTGTCGCTTATGCTGCCGGAATGACTACAATGCGTTGGCAAAGCTATTTCTTAGCCCTTATCGTCAGCATTCTGATTGCCAAACCGCTTTGGGTCGCTGCTGGCGCTGGAATCTTTGAAGGCAGTCGGTTACTCTTAGGGTTTGCGATCCTCGGAGCATTCGGCATCGGCATCGTCACCGCTGTTGTCCAACGCCAGTCGAAGCAATGA
- a CDS encoding DUF4336 domain-containing protein, whose translation MADDEHTLNEEQIHLRDFSWSFWFTLPLYPFGSRRTIRKEVVQDTVWTFDQLQGIFYVVVPIRMTVVKLDEGGLLVYAPVAPTPECIRLVKELVAEHGDVKYIILPTISGLEHKVFVGPFARCFPLAQVFVAPSQWSFPLNLPLSWLGLPSKRTQVLPQDSSTTPFANQFDYAILGPIYLGPGKFAEVAFFHKRSRTLLVTDSVISIPEDPPAIVQLDPYPLLFHAKEQASDIVANTQANRRKGWQRISLFTLYFQPGVLEVPKWGEVFRNALKAPERSKKAYFGLFPFRWKPDWKRSFDALRGDGRLFVAPILQTLILNRAPKETIEWADKVASWDFQRIIPCHFDSPIQAESHQFRQAFSFLEKHPSQGAGLFGSSTYPLPEQDFQLLKVLDKGLNKLGIVPPAKEKV comes from the coding sequence GTGGCTGATGATGAACACACACTAAACGAAGAACAGATTCATCTGAGGGACTTTTCCTGGTCTTTCTGGTTCACTTTGCCTCTCTATCCTTTTGGCAGTCGGCGGACTATTCGCAAAGAAGTTGTTCAGGATACAGTCTGGACTTTTGACCAGCTTCAGGGCATCTTCTACGTTGTCGTGCCGATTCGCATGACAGTCGTTAAGCTAGATGAAGGGGGTTTGCTCGTCTATGCGCCTGTTGCGCCGACTCCTGAGTGTATCCGGCTTGTCAAAGAATTGGTAGCAGAACACGGAGATGTCAAGTACATCATCCTACCCACGATTTCTGGACTAGAACACAAAGTCTTTGTGGGTCCCTTTGCTAGATGTTTTCCGCTTGCACAGGTTTTTGTGGCTCCTTCTCAGTGGAGTTTTCCCCTCAATCTCCCCCTCAGTTGGCTGGGTTTGCCTTCCAAACGCACTCAGGTACTTCCACAAGACAGCAGCACTACCCCCTTTGCCAACCAGTTTGACTACGCGATACTAGGTCCCATCTACCTGGGACCGGGTAAGTTCGCGGAAGTTGCATTTTTTCACAAGCGATCGCGCACGCTACTTGTAACCGATTCGGTAATTTCCATACCAGAAGATCCGCCTGCAATTGTCCAATTAGATCCCTATCCTTTGCTGTTCCATGCCAAGGAGCAGGCATCTGATATCGTTGCCAACACTCAGGCAAATCGCCGGAAGGGATGGCAGCGCATCTCCCTATTTACTTTGTACTTCCAACCAGGCGTACTAGAAGTCCCAAAATGGGGTGAAGTGTTTCGCAATGCTCTCAAAGCACCGGAACGTTCTAAGAAAGCTTATTTCGGTTTGTTTCCCTTTAGATGGAAGCCAGATTGGAAGCGGTCGTTCGATGCGCTGCGAGGAGATGGTCGTCTGTTTGTGGCACCAATTCTACAAACTTTGATTCTCAACCGCGCACCCAAAGAAACCATCGAATGGGCAGATAAGGTAGCAAGTTGGGACTTTCAGCGAATTATTCCCTGCCATTTTGACTCGCCAATTCAAGCAGAATCGCATCAGTTTCGACAAGCATTCTCCTTCTTAGAAAAGCACCCTTCTCAAGGTGCAGGATTGTTCGGCAGTAGCACTTATCCCTTACCAGAGCAAGATTTTCAACTGCTCAAGGTATTGGATAAAGGTTTGAATAAGCTTGGCATCGTACCACCAGCAAAGGAAAAGGTATAG
- a CDS encoding XisH family protein, with translation MPQRDAIHNIIRQALIKEGWEITDDPYVISYGERFLFIDLAARLDAVSGIAGRFIGARRGSSRIAVEIKEFRGNSAIADLEQAIGQYVLYRLLLEQVDPDRELYLAIADTTFDGIFSEPIGELVRRELPMKLLIVDVAAQEVKQWIPPLKNGTL, from the coding sequence ATGCCTCAACGAGATGCGATCCATAACATCATCAGGCAAGCTCTCATCAAAGAGGGTTGGGAAATCACGGACGATCCCTATGTCATATCCTATGGTGAGCGATTTCTGTTTATCGACTTAGCAGCAAGATTAGATGCCGTCAGCGGTATTGCAGGGCGATTCATTGGTGCCAGACGCGGCAGCAGTCGAATCGCTGTTGAAATTAAGGAGTTTCGAGGCAATTCGGCAATTGCTGATTTGGAGCAAGCGATTGGTCAATATGTTCTTTATCGACTTCTACTTGAACAGGTCGATCCAGATCGTGAATTGTATCTCGCTATTGCAGACACAACCTTCGACGGGATTTTCAGCGAACCGATTGGTGAGTTGGTGAGGCGTGAGTTACCGATGAAATTGCTTATTGTAGATGTAGCGGCGCAAGAGGTGAAGCAATGGATACCACCACTCAAGAACGGGACATTGTAA